The DNA sequence AATCCCATTACTATCTGAGTAGGAGGAGATTGCTGAAGAGATAAAGCTCGCCTAATAAAATCCAAAACTATAGATATTCTCAAAAATGAAGTCATTAAAACTAAAAACGCTGGAGAAAGAGTAATAATGGTTAATAAAATCAAAAGTTGCAAAGAAAAAGCTATTTCTGAACCAGTAATATTTTCAAAATTTAAAAACGGGAAATTAAGACCATTAGTAGATTGAAAAGATTTTGTTTGAGCAAAAGATAAACTTGTTATACTAAAAAATAAAAAAAATTTAAAACACTTTCTCAAAATAAACCCTCTAAAATTTTTTTAATCTATCTTGTTTGTCTTTAAGTGAAATCTCAATTTCCTTCTCAAATTTAATATAATCATTTCCAGGAAAAGGAATCTCTTCTTTTTTAAACAACATTTTTTTAAAAATCGATTTAAAAGAATCTTTTTTAACAGAATTATTAATTTTGCTAAGCCTAAGATTCAAATCTTCTAACTCTTCTTCAGATTTAATCTCCTTAAGCAAAATAGAAGAATTGTTAGAAACTAAAAGTATATAAACACTGTCTAATATGTTTATAATTCTTATTGAGCTTTTAATATCTATTTCGTAAAAAACAAGCTCCTTAATAAGATTAGAATTTTGTTCATATTTACTTTTTTTTGAATGAAAAATCAACTTCTTAAGCAAGAAAAAAATAAAAAGAGCAATAAATAAAAATAATACTATTTTTACCAAATCCGAAATATTAAAAAGAGAAACTGACTGAACACTGCCATTGTCAGCAAGATCTGTCTTGACTTCTTCAAAAATTGGCAAGTTAGATTCAACTTCAAGATCAATAGACGCTGAATTTACTTGCTCTTGTGAATTAGCATATGTAAAAAAATTAGAAAACGCTAAAAAAACTAAAAATAAAAATATATTATTCATTTTTAGTTTTAATTATCTCAGTAATTCTAACCCCAAAATTTTCATCAATTACAACTACTTCCCCTCTGGCAACTATTTTACCGTTTACTAAAATATCTACAGGCTCACCAGCAAGTTTATCAAGAGTAATAATCGTACCTTCAGACATACCAAGTATATCCTTTATTTTTCGCTCTGTCCTTCCAAGCTCTACAGTAAGCTGCATAGAAACATCCATTAAAAGTCCAAAATTACTAGGATCAACCCCTTCTGGCAAAGTATCAATTAAATCAGGAAGCTTAACTCCTTTTATTTCAGGCTTTTCTCCATTGTCGCCTTTTTCATCTACACTCATAATTTACCTCTTAACAATTTAAGTTATAATGTAACAAATAACATAACTATCACTCAACCTCTTCTGTAAGTTCTTTTAACAAATCAAAACCTTTTATATCTCCAATTTTTTCTGTAATTTGTACTGAAACTTTGTTACCCATTAAACCCATTCTGCATTTAAACTTTTCTTTAGCACCAACTTTTAAAGTTAAATCTTTATTTATTAAAGAAGATTCAAGATTTAAAACATCTCCTTTCTCAAGCGATAAAATTTCTCTTACTTTAAGCTTAACTTCTCCTATTTCTGCTATCAAAGGCATAGCCGTATTTTCCAACTTTTCACGCAAAGCATCAAGATTTTCACTAGTAGTTCCAACCCCAATCAAAGAATGCCAATATCTTGTTGATAATTTTGAAACAATAGGTTCTATAGTAATATAAGGCAAACAAAAATTCATAAGACCTTCTACTTTCCCTATCTTGACCTCAAGAGTTACTAAGATAATCATTTCTGTAGGGGGAACTATTTGTGCAAACTGAGGATTGACTTCAATGTGCCCAAATCTCGGCCTTAAATCAACTACTTGAGACCAAGCCTCTCTCATATTGGCAAGTATACGAATAATAACACTTTCCATAACAGACTGCTCAATTTCTGTCAAATCCCTACTTTTATCTTTAATTGTATCTCCATCTCCCCCAAAAAGCCTATCTACTATAGCAAACGCTATGGTGGGATCAACTTCAAAAATTGCTGATCCCTTGAGAGGATCCATGTTTATTATTGCTAAAGTTGTGGGGTTTGGTATTGACCTAATAAACTCTTCATAAGTTAATTGGTCAACTGAAGCTACGTGAACATGAACCATTTTCCTCAACAGAGCAGAAAGCGAAGTTGTGGTATACCTAGCAAATGCCTCATGAAAACTTGAAACTGTCCTTACCTGTTCTTTTGAAAATTTATCTG is a window from the Borreliella chilensis genome containing:
- a CDS encoding flagellar biosynthesis protein FliZ (possible structural component of the flagellum that anchors the rod to the membrane) yields the protein MNNIFLFLVFLAFSNFFTYANSQEQVNSASIDLEVESNLPIFEEVKTDLADNGSVQSVSLFNISDLVKIVLFLFIALFIFFLLKKLIFHSKKSKYEQNSNLIKELVFYEIDIKSSIRIINILDSVYILLVSNNSSILLKEIKSEEELEDLNLRLSKINNSVKKDSFKSIFKKMLFKKEEIPFPGNDYIKFEKEIEISLKDKQDRLKKF
- a CDS encoding flagellar motor switch protein FliN, whose product is MSVDEKGDNGEKPEIKGVKLPDLIDTLPEGVDPSNFGLLMDVSMQLTVELGRTERKIKDILGMSEGTIITLDKLAGEPVDILVNGKIVARGEVVVIDENFGVRITEIIKTKNE
- a CDS encoding flagellar motor switch protein FliM → MANNPGALSQDDIDSLLESINSSESLSLDESLSNVISSPTGKKQKVKVYDFKRPDKFSKEQVRTVSSFHEAFARYTTTSLSALLRKMVHVHVASVDQLTYEEFIRSIPNPTTLAIINMDPLKGSAIFEVDPTIAFAIVDRLFGGDGDTIKDKSRDLTEIEQSVMESVIIRILANMREAWSQVVDLRPRFGHIEVNPQFAQIVPPTEMIILVTLEVKIGKVEGLMNFCLPYITIEPIVSKLSTRYWHSLIGVGTTSENLDALREKLENTAMPLIAEIGEVKLKVREILSLEKGDVLNLESSLINKDLTLKVGAKEKFKCRMGLMGNKVSVQITEKIGDIKGFDLLKELTEEVE